In Oryza sativa Japonica Group chromosome 2, ASM3414082v1, the following are encoded in one genomic region:
- the LOC4330687 gene encoding nuclear-pore anchor isoform X1 translates to MPLFMSEEELRLLGGDVAAVAERADAAIRELRQQVDTVRAEADAAAIAAEQTCALLEQRYDTLSAEADRFRAELAELAAASERRAADLASSQSEIHQLRIQAIAKDGEIERLKVEISEVHKSKSQSLELIEQRDAEIREKDGIIQNYLDKIVNLADSSASKGARIQEVEAKFTHLQATCNRITQEKDLLEKHNLWLDEELKEKVKNLAELRKSNMDEEARMSAKVAELERETSESSSSLRRSKERVSELEQRVSYMEKELCSTKDAAAANEQRLAAELSTVMKLAELHKESSEEWSKKAGELEGVIKALETHLTQVEDEYKEKLEKETSAKRDLEMEATYLKQKLEKCESDLENTRKSSELSFTPLVAADPCDLAGSPMKEMAFSDPANQNDLMIVPKVPTGVSGTALAASLLRDGWSLAKIYEKYQEATDALRHERFGRRHAEAVLERVLHEIEEKAELILDERAEHRRMVEAYALMDQKLQQALLEHDNFENTIRNLKSELKRRERDHSIAQKEIDDLQKQIAVLLKECQDIQLRCGSSLPNVGDGALSTSTSTGVPEVENNIHEHMTFNDINGLVQQNVQLRNQVHLLSADLDKRDMELRESFQIELKKITDDAASRVEKVMKKSEEQAIMIESLHRSVAMYRKLCEEQQKSRSNVEHIPKNLEDDGRKDLMVLFEGSQEVSRKAYEQVSERAKSLDEELTKLRTELLSLRSERDKAVLEAEFARERLNGFTAELEHQRKEANSISLRNAELMHLVVDYEKRLRENSESMKAVEENSRKLLMEMSILKNEKEILAKSEKKALEEVHDLTTRVHRLQATIDTIHATEEVQENARSIERRNQEEYIKRLERDWAEVKKELQEQRDHVRVLTLDKKNAFDGCLKQVEDMRKELQNSWKAATDAESRAAVAEAKCSDLETKLKSRKTIFRDGGRDILSATEENDELFQLKEELEKYKEEAQANKSYMLQYKEIANSNESALKQMESALQDFKTESETIKKSLEDEITKLRTKISELEKCYIMKCEEAASAIEAKEKDTTSLMKEISVLRNEVSEKVIQIEKLETELASSKRALDEQYKRWRSAQDNYERQVILQSETIQELTSASKELSSLQQEIIVLRQTVETQKAENDGLRTLGEQEKIELVKGKDEALQKYNELNDQNKILHNQLEALHIRLAEKERNIAGLSSQRIDSHGEDDLHSVIGYLRRSKEIAETEISLLKQEKSRLQIELESALKSTKEAQDLLRSQTDSARTSMLKDEEFKSLQFQVRELNLLRESNIQLREENKHNFEECQKFHDEAQKAKMEAERLHNLLLEKQVDAEICKKEIEMQKTEIANLNQKISELVENSRGVDLSTYETMKDELQNIKATLRENSAELERTKKLLSEKDSVIRNLEEKLAGCQSELDAREKKLNDVEASLKSEIDRHRKININIKRKLDASAKEKEELTKEKQSLSKQLEDLKSTGQKTTTENSNEQAIKEKDFRIQTLEKVLEKERDDNKKEKAFRRRNEKVFTTAIQNMNQERKQVEESIEKHRQAVKEVIEHYTGISSQIPSGSAIDEQLRSYFLAIKAVEESPSPFQDGAASQTPSVESADVDASAATAGRQVATPPRPAQVKVVEERAVSTLPKPSTEVRRPGGRRPLVRPSLERVEEPQADIDTTVVEGSTEKGGLLMERETPGGVSALQPSSRKRLIPSPQTRDDASQGETTDANPPLKKPKEGSSQCTSELKTEQSPHEDVMAPVPVLPSTELDEQQPGEEMDTDQSSLPVEEVEETREDDLGDKDDMETHIDASMDIQGQDAETGIDNDATTVEDVPVKSEAVMESLEEDLKTEDGKEEGQFTATTDVEDEREEGELPDEPEQPDSTPPVLDVGEQAGDSFRAASPAGPTEKSDVDMPEETGEGDGTMESDQSPVPQSGGADASPSQMADASPSPAREPSPNPVQAGAPPEQQNPTPPNPVQAGASSEQQNPATAAEGVETRSTRTINLTERARQNRQARILRSATQQNARGRGNQSLTYRKDGGRGTRGRGGRGQS, encoded by the exons ATGCCGCTCTTCATGTCGGAGGAGGAGCTGCGGCTCTTGGGCGGTGacgtggccgccgtcgccgagcggGCCGACGCCGCCATCCGCGAGCTCCGGCAGCAGGTGGACACCGTCCGTGCCgaggccgacgcggcggccatCGCGGCGGAGCAGACGTGCGCCCTCCTCGAGCAGCGCTACGACACTCTCTCCGCCGAGGCCGATCGCTTCCGGGCCGAGCTAGCCGAGCTCGCGGCTGCCtccgagcgccgcgccgccgatctCGCCTCTTCCCAGTCCGAGATACACCAGCTCCGCATCCAAGCC ATTGCGAAGGATGGCGAGATTGAACGGCTGAAAGTAGAAATCTCGGAGGTGCACAAGTCCAAGTCGCAGTCACTGGAACTAATTGAGCAGAGGGATGCAGAGATAAGGGAGAAGGATGGCATCATCCAGAACTACCTCGATAAAATA GTAAATCTGGCAGACTCTTCTGCTAGTAAAGGGGCAAGGATACAAGAAGTTGAAGCTAAGTTTACTCATCTGCAGGCCACATGTAACCGAATTACGCAG GAGAAAGATCTGCTTGAAAAGCATAATCTCTGGCTTGACGAGGAACTTAAAGAAAAAGTGAAGAACTTAGCTGAACTAAGGAAATCAAACATGGATGAGGAGGCTAGGATGTCAGCAAAGGTTGCCGAG CTTGAAAGAGAGACTTCTGAATCATCCAGTTCCTTGAGGCGAAGCAAAGAACGGGTTTCTGAATTGGAGCAAAGGGTATCATATATGGAAAAG GAGTTGTGCTCAACAAAGGATGCTGCAGCTGCTAATGAACAACGCCTGGCTGCAGAGCTTTCAACT GTCATGAAACTTGCTGAACTTCACAAAGAAAGTTCTGAGGAATGGTCAAAAAAAGCGGGGGAACTTGAAGGTGTTATTAAAGCATTGGAG ACACATTTGACCCAGGTTGAAGATGAATACAAGGAAAAGCTTGAGAAGGAGACTTCAGCCAAGAGGGACCTTGAAATG GAAGCTACCTACTTAAAGCAAAAGCTTGAAAAGTGTGAATCTGATCTGGAGAATACAAGGAAATCTAGTGAATTGAGCTTCACTCCATTGGTTGCAGCAGACCCTTGTGATCTAGCAGGCTCACCGATGAAAGAAAT GGCATTTTCTGATCCAGCAAATCAGAATGATCTAATGATTGTACCAAAAGTACCTACTGGTGTTTCTGGAACTGCATTAGCTGCTTCTCTTCTTCGTGATGGTTGGAGT CTCGCTAAGATCTATGAGAAATACCAAGAAGCTACTGATGCTTTGCGCCATGAGAGGTTTGGACGAAGGCACGCGGAAGCAGTTCTGGAGAGG GTCTTGCATGAAATTGAAGAGAAAGCTGAGCTTATCTTGGATGAACGAG CTGAGCATAGGAGGATGGTTGAAGCTTATGCTCTAATGGATCAGAAGTTGCAACAAGCATTGCTGGAGCATGACAATTTTGAAAATACCATTAGGAATCTAAAG TCAGAGTTAAAAAGGCGGGAACGTGATCATAGTATTGCTCAGAAAGAAATAGATGATCTGCAAAAACAA ATAGCTGTCCTTTTAAAGGAGTGCCAAGATATACAGCTTCGTTGTGGTTCTAGCCTTCCAAATGTAGGAGATGGTGCTCTTTCTACAAGCACAAGCACTGGAGTGCCTGAAGTTGAAAACAATATCCATGAGCAT ATGACATTCAATGATATCAATGGGTTAGTACAGCAAAATGTGCAACTCCGGAATCAAGTTCATTTGCTCTCTGCTGATCTTGATAAAAGGGACATGGAACTCAGg GAGAGCTTCCAAATTGAGTTGAAGAAGATTACAGATGATGCTGCGTCCAGGGTTGAGAAAGTGATGAAAAaatccgaagaacaagcaataATGATTGAATCCCTTCACAGATCT GTAGCGATGTATAGGAAGCTGTGTGAAGAACAACAGAAGTCACGTTCCAATGTTGAACACATACCCAAAAATTTGGAAG ATGATGGCAGAAAAGACCTGATGGTTCTATTTGAAGGATCACAG GAGGTTTCAAGGAAAGCTTATGAGCAAGTTTCAGAGCGTGCCAAAAGCCTTGATGAAGAGCTGACTAAGTTGAG GACTGAGCTTCTATCTTTGCGTTCTGAGCGTGATAAGGCGGTTCTTGAAGCAGAATTTGCTCGAGAACGACTTAATGGATTTACAGCAGAGCTTGAACACCAG AGGAAGGAAGCTAATTCTATTTCGCTAAGAAATGCGGAATTGATGCATTTAGTAGTTGATTACGAAAAAAGATTGCGTGAGAACTCAGAATCTATGAAGGCTGTAGAGGAGAACTCACGGAAGCTATTAATGGAG ATGTCTATTCTAAAGAATGAAAAAGAGATCTTAGCAAAGTCAGAGAAAAAAGCTTTGGAGGAAGTTCATGATTTGACCACGAGGGTGCATCGCCTGCAG GCGACCATTGACACAATACATGCCACCGAGGAGGTTCAAGAG AATGCAAGGTCTATTGAAAGGAGAAATCAAGAGGAGTACATCAAGAGACTAGAA AGGGACTGGGCTGAAGTGAAAAAAGAGCTTCAAGAGCAAAGGGATCATGTCCGCGTCCTGACGCTTGATAAGAAAAATGCCTTTGACGGATGTCTGAAGCAGGTAGAGGATATGAGAAAAGAGTTACAAAATTCATGGAAAGCTGCTACTGATGCTGAATCTAGGGCTGCTGTTGCAGAG GCAAAGTGTTCTGATTTGGAGACAAAACTAAAATCAAGAAAG ACCATTTTTAGGGATGGTGGTCGTGATATCTTATCAGCAACTGAG GAGAATGATGAGCTTTTCCAGCTGAAAGAGGAGTTGGAAAAGTACAAAGAGGAAGCTCAAGCAAATAAAAGCTACATGCTTCAG TACAAAGAAATTGCAAACTCAAATGAATCTGCATTGAAGCAAATGGAGTCTGCACTTCAGGATTTCAAAACCGAG TCTGAGACTATCAAGAAAAGCTTGGAAGATGAGATTACAAAGTTGAGGACCAAGATATCTGAACTGGAGAAGTGTTATATAATGAAGTGTGAAGAAGCTGCCAGTGCAATTGAAGCTAAAGAGAAGGATACCACTTCTCTCATGAAGGAAATCTCAGTTTTGAGAAATGAAGTTTCCGAGAAAGT AATACAGATTGAAAAATTAGAAACTGAACTGGCTTCCTCGAAGAGGGCTCTTGACGAGCAGTATAAGCGTTGGCGTAGCGCTCAGGACAACTATGAGCGTCAG GTTATTCTGCAATCGGAAACAATACAGGAGCTGACAAGTGCTTCTAAGGAGCTATCTTCTTTGCAGCAGGAAATCATAGTGCTTCGTCAAACAGTAGAAACACAGAAGGCTGAAAAT GATGGTCTAAGAACCCTTGGAGAGCAAGAAAAGATAGAGCTGGTGAAAGGAAAGGATGAGGCCTTGCAGAAATACAATGAGCTAAATGATCAG AATAAAATTCTACACAATCAACTAGAAGCTTTGCACATTAGATTAGCTGAAAAAGAACGCAATATTGCTGGTCTTTCATCGCAACGCATTGATTCACATGGTGAAGATGATTTGCATAGCGTCATTGGCTACCTGCGCAGATCGAAAGAAATA GCAGAAACCGAGATATCTTTGCTTAAACAGGAGAAGTCACGGCTTCAGATAGAA TTGGAAAGTGCATTGAAGTCCACAAAGGAGGCACAGGACTTGCTCCGCAGTCAAACTGATAGTGCAAGAACATCAATGCTCAAGGATGAAGAATTCAAGTCACTGCAATTCCAG GTGAGAGAGCTTAATTTGCTTCGTGAAAGCAATATACAGCTTAGAGAGGAGAACAAGCATAATTTCGAAGAATGCCAG AAATTCCATGATGAGGCTCAAAAGGCTAAAATGGAAGCTGAAAGGTTGCATAATCTTTTACTGGAAAAGCAGGTAGATGctgaaatatgtaaaaaagaAATAGAGATGCAGAAGACCGAAATAGCTAATCTAAATCAAAAGATTTCCGAG TTGGTTGAAAATAGTAGAGGCGTTGATTTGAGCACATATGAGACCATGAAGGATGAACTTCAAAACATAAAA GCAACCTTGAGAGAGAATTCGGCAGAGCTAGAGCGCACAAAAAAACTTCTTTCTGAGAAGGATTCTGTAATAAGAAATTTGGAGGAAAAGCTTGCTGGATGTCAGTCTGAATTGGATGCTAGGGAAAAGAAGCTGAATGATGTTGAG GCTAGccttaaatctgaaattgacAGACATAGGAAGATTAATATCAACATAAAG AGGAAGCTTGATGCATCAGCAAAAGAGAAGGAGGAACTGACGAAAGAAAAACAAAGCCTTTCAAAGCAATTGGAAGATCTCAAATcaa CAGGTCAGAAAACTACAACAGAAAATTCAAATGAACAGGCCATCAAAGAAAAGGACTTCAGGATACAG ACATTGGAAAAAGTcttggagaaagagagagatgataATAAGAAAGAAAAAGCATTCCGCAGAAGGAATGAGAAAGTATTTACTACCGCCATTCAAAATATGAATCAG GAAAGGAAACAAGTAGAGGAATCAATTGAGAAGCATAGGCAGGCTGTGAAAGAGGTGATTGAG CATTATACTGGAATATCCTCTCAAATCCCATCTGGATCTGCAATCGATGAGCAGCTGCGTTCATATTTCCTTGCCATCAAAGCTGTTGAGGAGTCTCCGAGTCCCTTCCAAGATGGTGCAGCAAGCCAGACACCATCTGTTGAAAGTGCCGATGTGGATGCATCTGCAGCTACTGCAG GGAGACAGGTAGCTACTCCACCAAGGCCTGCTCAAGTTAAAGTGGTGGAGGAGAGAGCAGTTTCTACTTTGCCCAAACCAAGCACTGAAGTACGTAGACCAGGAGGAAGGAGACCACTTGTTCGACCTTCACTTGAACGAGTTGAAGAACCCCAAGCTGATATTGATACAACAGTAGTTGAAGGTTCCACAGAGAAAGGCGGCTTGTTGATGGAGCGTGAAACTCCTGGTGGTGTATCTGCGTTACAGCCATCAAGTCGTAAACGTCTAATTCCATCACCACAAACGAGAGATGATGCTTCACAAGGAGAGACAACGGATGCCAATCCACCACTGAAGAAACCCAAAGAAGGATCTTCACAATGTACTAGTGAGCTAAAAACTGAACAGTCACCTCATGAAGATGTCATGGCACCTGTTCCTGTGCTACCATCTACAGAGTTAGATGAGCAACAGCCTGGAGAAGAGATGGACACCGATCAGTCTTCCTTGCCAGTTGAAGAGGTTGAGGAAACAAGGGAGGATGACTTGGGTGATAAGGATGACATGGAAACACATATAGACGCTTCAATGGACATCCAAGGACAAGATGCAGAAACTGGTATTGATAATGATGCAACTACTGTGGAAGATGTGCCAGTCAAGTCAGAAGCGGTTATGGAATCACTGGAGGAAGACCTGAAAACTGAGGATGGGAAGGAAGAGGGTCAGTTTACTGCAACCACTGATGTTGAagatgagagggaggagggagagttGCCAGATGAACCAGAACAACCAGACAGCACTCCCCCTGTGCTGGATGTTGGTGAGCAAGCCGGTGATTCTTTCAGGGCGGCATCTCCAGCAGGACCAACTGAAAAGAGTGATGTTGACATGCCAGAAGAAACTGGAGAAGGTGATGGTACCATGGAATCAGACCAAAGCCCTGTACCACAATCTGGTGGAGCAGATGCGTCACCGAGCCAAATGGCTGATGCGTCACCAAGCCCTGCACGTGAACCTTCTCCTAACCCAGTCCAAGCTGGTGCACCTCCTGAACAGCAGAATCCCACCCCTCCTAACCCAGTCCAAGCTGGTGCATCTTCTGAACAGCAGAATCCCGCCACTGCAGCAGAAGGTGTTGAAACTCGTAGTACCAGAACAATCAACCTAACTGAGAGAGCGAGGCAAAACCGGCAAGCCAGGATTCTTCGCTCAGCCACTCAACAGAATGCAAGGGGCCGTGGCAACCAGTCTCTTACATACAGG AAAGATGGCGGCCGAGGAACACGGGGTCGTGGTGGGCGTGGTCAGTCGTAG